ctgcttaagAAAGGGGTTAATCACAGGTAAGGGAATAAGAGGAAGGCAGATGTTTGAGGTGTTGTGTAGTGAGGGAAATCAGAGGAAAGGGAGTAGGAGGAGacagtatagaggaagtagacctgggccccccgcggccaggggatctgcttcctttatagttatgctgCTGGTGTGACCCACTTAGGAAAGGGGTCAATCATGGGTAGGGGAAATGAGAGAGACAGAAGTTTGGGGTGTGGTTTAGTGATTAGAAAAGAGGGAAATCAGGGATAAGGAAGGAGACAGTATAAAGGAAGTAGATCCGTGCCCCCCGcggccatggggtctgcttcctttatagttatgccactggagtgGGCCACTTAGGAAAGGGGTTAATCACGGGTAAGGGAATAGGAGGGAGGCAGATGTTTGGGGGAGGGTGGGGGTAACCTGGTTATGTTTAGCAATCTCTTCATTCCAGATGTAACCTCACCATTGTACCTTTCCATCCTTTAGAAGCTACAGTCAGAGATCCTGTCTGGTGCTAGCTTTGATGGCAGAACCAGGTGACAGTCACAGGAGATGGTTTAGGTTTGGTACAGCAGGTGGATTGGTTGTTTAGGGGTGCAGGTTGCCACAGATGGTACGATGTTAAAGGCCTCAGGTTGTTACAGGCAGCAACTAATGATGGTATCCCATGTTAGAACAGAGATAATGCCTTACTCCTGCCAATTCCAGTTGGGATCAACTTCTGAGAAATCTTTTAAATTCTTTCCATTGCAATTATGAGTGGAGAATGGTAGTGGAAATTCATAGAAGTCGTCCGCAGATGGCTGTGAACAAGAGAAAAGCACTTAAACTTTTATACAACAGTAGAATTGTGTATTAATTTCACTCATAGTTTTAAGTAGATTTGTTTTAACACCTTATTGGTCACTGCGAGCTTCCTAACTGCAAGGAAGAAAAGGATGAACTCATTTGCCTGGTGTTATTATGCAAAAGATCTGTCCTCCATCCCAATAACATCAGGGGTTGTATGCACCGGACAACCTCTGTCTTAAAACTGTTATCCCTTATCACTCTGGTAGATATCAGCAGCAGCAATTTTTGGAGCTGTCTACTAAAGGGGGCTTTTAGTTATTAAGGGAGGTCCAACTTGACAACTATTTTGGGTAAAGGCTTATGATAGATGTTTTAGCTGACCATCACTGGAACAATGGGAGAGTTACGGTTATGACCATGTTTTCACATAATTCATACATGTATAAGAAGTCAGAAGACCTCTGCCCTGCTATTTCATGAAAGTATACAAAAAGTGCATTGATTGCTGCAGCGCATTAATTTACCATTCCTGGCTGAAAAGGTGTCTCCAGTCTTCGATTTTCCAGATCATCCCAGTTGATAGTGCTGTAGAAAGGATGCTCCCTGATGTTCCCATTCAGTCCAATTCGTTTGGTGTCATCACTCTCCAAAAGCTAAAGAGAAACATGGTCATATGTTAGAGTTTTGCAGATGTTATACTAGGTAACTCCCTGCATTATTGGCAGGCACATAAGCAGTATGCCAGTATATCTATTTACCTTAGACAGGAGGTCCAGCATTTCCTCGCTCATATAAGATGGGTAATCTGGTGTTTCCGTCATTATCGCATAGGTCTGATTTAGAATGCTGCCTGATGTTGAATATGGCAATTTACCTGTGGCCATTTCATACATTATCACCCCGAAAGACCACCAATCCACGGCTGCATTGTACTCATCCTGTAATAGaacctttaaagagaaaataaataaaacaaattataccAACAAATATATTTACTCCTTATATGTGTGATAGTAAAGAGAACCAAGAGTACAGTTTTCTCCATGGAATTGCTATAAACTGCTTCTCTCGACTGTCAATAGGAATCACAATGCTTATAGTACAGCAACAAGATCATTGCCCAACACCTGGGATGTCTTTTTGCAACATATTGGAATGTCTAAACTGCATCAGAAAAGGGACGGACACAGTTACCTTAATTACAtgtaatattaacatttaaacacACCATACATCAAtattgaaacaaatatatttattaagcaacaggTATAAAAATTAATCTAATACTCTAATAAGATCATTGGTGCAGTTCTAGCATGTTACAAaactaacataataaatatatttactaagATCGCCATAATAAGACTTCTGGTAACTACTATAACTGACATTCTTGCATgtgctgtataaaatgtattgaatgtCATTTAGAATGCTTTGTGTTaattaagttttaattgcaaCAGGAGAGGTGCATTCTTTTGCCTACCAGTGATTTTAAGGTGGGAAGTTCTGTTAACccgttgtttaataaatatatttgttttaatattgaaatACAGTGTGTTTAAATGTTAATAGTACATAGTTGGTCTGTTTTCTGATACAGGATTAAAGGTTATAACATTGGGACTGACGGTTTCAGTTTCATTTCAAtactataggacctgttatccagaattctcgggacctgggatcttcatatcttaggtctactagaaaatcatataaacatgaaacaaccccaataggctggttttgattccaataaggatcaattaaatcttagtttggatcaaataacAGGTACtaatgtattattacagaaaaaaaggaaatcttttttaaattaattagatacaatggagtctatgggagacagcctttctgtaatttggagctttctggatactgggtttccggataacgtatcctatacctgtaatcatGTAAAGGTCACATTGGGTTCAGACCAGTGAAAATTATAACATCGAAACTGGACCCTAATAGATTCTAAGAAACTAAATTGCCGGAATTGGCATTGTGCCAGCATTTGTCAGGTGATAGATTCCCATGGGAATGGGATCATCTGAGATGTTGATACTATTCTCTCTTTTTTATACAAAcctttttttccaatatatatgctactatgcatatattgtaaatattttacaacAAATTATGTTACCTCTGGTGCCCGATATCCACGGGTTCCTGCTAAGCCGTAGTTATTCCTCTGGCCAGTGATGTTCTCTTTTGCAAGGCCAAAGTCGCAGATCTTTATGTGGCCGTCTTTATCCACCAATACGTTGTCCGGCTTCAGATCACTGTAGGTTAAACACAAGAACAATTTActttcagaaaaatatacaaagaggTCAAGGTTCATGGAACAAGTTAAGTCTTTGTCAGTTAAATGTGATCACATATTTTATTCCCTTCTGTTTAAGAAAGTTAATTGTTGTTAAAAATAACCTcaattaaataaaccacaaaagAAGGTGataaactaatttaaattaaGCGTACAACAAAGCCCACTGTGTGCCACTGTCCTTGATTGATTGAGGGCATAATAGAGTACTCTATACGTATGGAACTTATAGTTGATAAGTAGCCACTTATACTGACCTCAAAGAACTTTACAAGGTTAAAGAACACAAACACAATATACTGAGATTTTACTGACCGATGAATGATTCCTTTAGAATGCAGGAACTGGAGGGCAACCACCATCTCTGCTGTGTAGAATATGATTCTCGACATTGGCAGATTTCCGTCACGAAGAATCATTTGCCATAAAGATTTCCCACTGGCATACTCCAGGACAAAGAAGGCTTCACGCTGGTAAGTGCAGGTTAGAAGAATGTGAGACATGAGACATTACTACACAGAAGTAGAGCTGGTAAAAAGAAGGGCTAAAGGGACTTAATAAAACCATCTATGTAACTTGGGCCTGCTGCAATGATCTCATACCCCCTCCCAACTGCATCAACATTAACAGAGTCAATAGGGCAGTATTGGGAGCTGTGTGGGGGGCATTTGAGGATGTGAGTCAACGTCATATAAATAGGTTTTGTTTAacaaatttaaatgcaaaaaattatatatcaaaGATATATGTTCCAAGGCTCAATTagctcaattttttattaaagcttacaTTTCAAATGGTACATACTAACCCCACATAGCCCACCTTTCGCAGTTTCATACCCTCcagtacttagtcataggtgtctcagagacacctatgactaagtactgGAGGATaagagccttgggacatatatctttgatatataattttttagcattttgaCTGCCTTTGGAATCAGGGCAAGTCCCTCTGGCTCAGCCTGGGATTCACAGGAATCGGTTGCATGAATTCCCCATTAAGGATAGagaataacatatttaaatgttaacTAAGTACCCCTGTAATACACACCATGAAGGTACCACCACTCTATACCAACAAGAATATATATTGACAATGACCAAGCAGATTATGCTGTTAGTACTAGATGAcaataagcagtgtcggactgggatgccaggggcccaccataaaacctcaGATtgtggggccaccagaaaaccttagaccatgggcccactttccaaattattatttttcctctcctcacttaacctctttattctcctagtcttttatatctacttactatactctattcttccattattaagcctaagaaatagggaatgaccatgaaataggccaaatggttagaagcaagaggcccctgacacctgggcccaccgggagttttcctggtatcctggtgggccagtccgacactgacaataAGCCTGGGAGTGCCAAGAATTGAATCTCAGAGACACATACAAAGTGCTATTTTAACCTGTTATGTGCGTAAGGATCAGTATGCTTTACCTCTGACTGAAAAGTTGCATAAGAATGGCATAAAAATGCACATTCTCTGCTGATCTTCAATAGACGGGCTTCTTTAGCGATGGAATCACAGTTGTTCTTCTGTTTCTTCAAGATCTTAATTGCCACCAGTTGTTTTTTTGGTCTAAAAGAAGCCAATATCACCTAATAAGAATAAGAGAAGAGATTCAATATCACGGGGTCTCTCGTAGAGACACAATGTAACTTGCTATGCAAACATGCTTCATGACTTGGGAAATCATCACTCACCCAGCCAAAGCCTCCTTGTCCCAGTACAGTGTGGAACTTGTAGTTGTCACTATCCAGTGTAGCAGGTCTTTCGATGTCCAGACAGGGTCTCTTCTGTATGCTTCCACcttcttaaagagaaaaaaaatgcttttaacagATCACATCACAGATAAATTGTAGTGATGAGACaattttttcaccacacattccaCATTTCGCCAACGGTGGACAAAAATTTGCCACGAAAAATTCACCAAGAAAAAACTTCCCattcactttaatacatttggaataaacttgaaaaaagaaccccattgactttaatgcatttagagcgaGAAAAAATGCTGATTGCTGCAATAGGAGTGAGAAAGaaagtcgcccatagactctGAGTTATTTTGCTAGCAAAAATCActgcaagaaaaaagaaaatgcctaTAGACTTTACTGtacttggcaaatttttctccatttcgcaAAAATTTTCTGCACTTTTACAATCGTAATAAATTGTACATGATACAGGTAtccgatccattatccagaatgctcaagacccaGCATTTattggataatgaatctttccataatttagaactgcatgccttaaatccactagaaaatcatttaaacattacataaactgaaagggctggttttgctccaacaaggattaattacatcttcgctgggatcaagtacaaggtactgttttattattacagagaaaaagaaaatcattttaaaaatttggattatttggattaaatggagtctatgggagacagcacttccatatttcggagctttctggtaatgggtttccggataacaggtcccatacctgtagcatatgttaaaaatttaattaacaaATATAATGAAGATTATGTGAAAATCAAAACAacctttatattttaaatgtataaatggttTCTTGGGAGGTACTATTTATAACATATAATTGAAAGGGTGATACCTACCCACTTATATGTATGGCCTCTCGCAACCTCATTTTATGACccaatggctcatttacaaatgtgagGGGCAAAATCAGaaaacagctgtactgcaaagtgccatgttttttctACTTTCTCCAAATTTGTTCAGAGACCAAAATGGAGTTGTGCCATTCTCTCTCTGTCTGGAAATGGATGTGCCTACGTTTGTCAGTATTGCATAGAGGATCAATGGGATTTTTGCAATACAAGGTATAGAGGGAAATTAGCAGATAAGGGATAAGTTGAAGGGGAACTAAAGTGTATATCGgacaatgtaaaattgctcagccTGCTAATATActcacttttgcagtttacaataGCCAATTTACTATTCATGGTGGAGACAACAGTTGTAGTACTGGGGAACTAGATTCAATTTCAGCTAGGAATTGAAGAAATGTTTATGTTCAGTCCAAattgataatacaggtataggatccattatccagaaaccagttatccaaaaagctatgAATTACTGGCTGACCATTATCTCATAGataatttaagttttaaaaaactgattcTCATTTTactctgtttaaaataaaacagtaatttgtccttgatcccaactaagatcaaattcatctttattggagccaaaacaatcctattgggtttcaattcatgtttaaagggtggttcacctttaagttaatgtttagtatgttatagaatggccagtcctcagcaactcttcaattggacTTCTTAGttatttgcttcttcttctgactctttccagctttaaatgggggtcactgaccccatctaaacacaaatgttctgtaaggctacatatttattgtaattgctacttttcattactcatctatctacccaggccctctcctattcctattccagtctcttattcaaatcagtgcatggttcgagggtaatttggaccctagtaacaagTTTGCTGACATTTTAAACTAGATTGCTCTGAatataaaaccaattacaaattgtctcagaatatcacactctacatgatactaaacatgcttggaaggtgaacaacccatttatattatttttagttcACAGATTAGGGAAAGACACatttctggaaaatcccaggtcccaagcatcctggataacaggtcccatacctgtaatgtagtTTGGGGCTTAGCAAAAGTGTTTATAATGGCACTGTAATTTCACATTAAGTGATCATGTACCTATATGTCTCTATATGTCACACAAAAAGgacaatgtatttttcttaccttCTAATGATTCTTCTGATCTTGATCTTTTATTCTTATCttcattttgctttatatttcttCCTTTACTGTTTTCTTCTCTGATTTTTTTATCATCTTCATCAACCTGACTTGTTTTACTTCTCTCAAGCTTACTGGTCTTTTTCTTTGCTTGGCTTTGCTTTTGTAACTGTCCTTCTTTAACTGCTCTCCCTTTAATGCTCTTACCTTCACTGGTCTTCTTCTCTGCTTGGCTTTCTATTTCTCCTTCTTCAAATCTTCTCCTTTTAATCCTTTCATCTTTAATGGTCTTCTTCTCTGCCTGGCTTTCCTTTTCTATATCTCCTTCTTCAAATCTTCTCCTTTTAATCCTCTCATCTTCACTGGCCTTCTTCTCTGCCTGGCTTTCTTTTGCAATTTGTCCTTTTTCAATGTTTATCCTTTTAA
The genomic region above belongs to Xenopus laevis strain J_2021 chromosome 5L, Xenopus_laevis_v10.1, whole genome shotgun sequence and contains:
- the LOC121393641 gene encoding protein kinase C delta type-like, encoding MSHILLTCTYQREAFFVLEYASGKSLWQMILRDGNLPMSRIIFYTAEMVVALQFLHSKGIIHRDLKPDNVLVDKDGHIKICDFGLAKENITGQRNNYGLAGTRGYRAPEVLLQDEYNAAVDWWSFGVIMYEMATGKLPYSTSGSILNQTYAIMTETPDYPSYMSEEMLDLLSKLLESDDTKRIGLNGNIREHPFYSTINWDDLENRRLETPFQPGMPSADDFYEFPLPFSTHNCNGKNLKDFSEVDPNWNWQE